In Nerophis ophidion isolate RoL-2023_Sa linkage group LG12, RoL_Noph_v1.0, whole genome shotgun sequence, a single window of DNA contains:
- the LOC133563595 gene encoding seipin-like translates to MYEYKVTSPEPQQPSAASRRGTAARFRTRGNSLGSAPSMMGGPVGQALLWMQDVASVTLLKARRTLFQAAVLFCVLGLLLWVSIFLYGSFYYSYMPTVSFSAPVHFYYTADCDASESALCSFPTANISFMKNDRDQVMAYGQPYRISLALELPESPVNEQLGMFMVKMSCYTKGGKVVSSVGRSTMLHYRSSLLQTLSTFFFSPLLLSGMAEQKQLIEVELFSAYKTNTYQPTIGAVVEIQSKRVQIYSSDLRIHAYFTGVRYVLYNFPLTSAVIGVATNFAFLGVIVLFSYLQFIWGGLWPPDQVRVKVMMGDNTRIQQRKEEVKKRMEKENSQKEFDKPSVIGPVTDVSDSLANDTVVEHDSLANDTVVEQPSKTSFVEGNATEHDDPNADLEVSHDDSALPEEKDQILRQRSVRKESL, encoded by the coding sequence atgtatgaatataaagTCACATCACCCGAGCCGCAGCAGCCATCTGCAGCATCCCGGCGAGGAACCGCCGCCCGATTCCGCACCAGAGGAAACTCTTTGGGCTCTGCGCCATCCATGATGGGGGGGCCGGTGGGACAGGCTCTGCTTTGGATGCAAGATGTCGCATCAGTGACTCTCCTCAAGGCCCGGAGGACcttattccaagctgctgttctcTTCTGTGTCCTGGGCCTTCTCCTATGGGTGTCAATCTTCCTTTATGGCAGTTTCTATTACTCCTACATGCCCACTGTGAGCTTCTCCGCCCCGGTGCACTTCTACTACACCGCCGACTGCGACGCCTCGGAATCAGCACTTTGCTCCTTCCCGACAGCCAACATCTCCTTCATGAAGAACGACAGGGACCAGGTGATGGCTTATGGGCAGCCTTATCGTATATCGTTGGCCTTGGAGCTGCCGGAGTCGCCTGTGAACGAGCAACTGGGCATGTTCATGGTCAAGATGTCTTGTTACACCAAGGGTGGCAAAGTCGTGTCCTCAGTTGGACGCTCGACGATGCTGCATTACCGTTCCAGTCTTTTGCAGACTCTGAGCACTTTCTTCTTCTCGCCTCTCCTCCTGAGCGGCATGGCTGAACAGAAGCAGCTCATAGAGGTCGAGCTCTTCTCGGCTTACAAGACCAACACCTACCAACCCACCATCGGCGCCGTCGTGGAGATCCAATCCAAACGTGTGCAGATCTACTCCTCCGACCTCCGAATCCACGCTTATTTCACCGGCGTGCGCTACGTCCTGTACAACTTCCCCCTGACGTCGGCCGTGATCGGGGTCGCCACCAACTTCGCCTTCCTTGGCGTCATCGTGCTTTTCAGCTACCTGCAGTTCATATGGGGCGGACTGTGGCCTCCGGATCAAGTCCGAGTCAAGGTCATGATGGGAGACAACACTCGCATTCAGCAGAGGAAAGAGGAGGTCAAGAAGCGCATGGAGAAGGAGAACTCCCAAAAAGAGTTCGACAAGCCGAGTGTGATTGGACCTGTGACTGATGTGTCTGATTCCCTGGCGAATGACACGGTGGTGGAGCATGATTCCCTGGCGAATGACACGGTGGTGGAGCAGCCATCAAAAACGTCCTTTGTGGAAGGAAACGCTACTGAACACGATGATCCAAATGCTGACCTGGAGGTGTCTCATGATGACTCCGCATTGCCAGAAGAGAAAGACCAAATACTTCGACAGAGATCTGTTCGAAAGGAAAGTCTTTAG